A section of the Roseivirga sp. BDSF3-8 genome encodes:
- a CDS encoding hydantoinase B/oxoprolinase family protein has translation MPDNTHNSVRWKISIDTGGTFTDCIATDPNGLIHRIKVLSSSRLRGYVHSQEKNVLTVQQSWSATGDIFKGYTFHLLDTGFTTDIISSKLDEGRIELGEALPAGTVLPASFEITAGEEAPILATRLLTATPLSETIPPVDMRLGTTRGTNSLLERKGARTALLVTEGFTDLLEIGDQQRPDIFALDIVKAPTLADVVIAVPERLDSKANVLLALDEGKIETIIHRLLENKVESVAICLMHSYLNPEHENLLAERVNQAGIKYVSVSSSLSPTIKILPRAETAVVNAYLSPVIHDYLSNIKSKLPGSRLLIMTSAGGLNHVDHFEPKDSLLSGPAGGVVGAASAGKQSETEQLLTLDMGGTSTDVARYDGSYDFKYTLSIGDARLSTPSLAIETVAAGGGSICQYDGFKLTVGSESAGADPGPACYGAGGPLTLTDVNLLLGRTDPHGFTIPLSVDHAEEAFRKVMDQIPDRDPQEVLLGFLQIANEKMADAMRQISQRKGYDPSEYALLAFGGAGGQHACQVAELLDMQKVIIPADAGILSALGIASSEVSRLVQHQILQLLEEVSKADLSAIYNKLAAEGKSLLIQEGETEDRLSIKDAWLYMRLKGQETSIEIPYSQSPLKDFREAYEKIYGHYLENRPVEIESIKILVASNQGSESGPDTKPAWKHPAVKACTLSGPYAKLETAIYNWSDLRPGASLEGPALVISATGTVFLEKDWQGFIDTHLSLQIEYKKSGKATIHSISRPPEIELSLFTNRFASIAREMGAMLERTSFSVNVKERLDFSCALLDSAGKLVVNAPHIPVHLGSMGLCVRTVLKTHHMKEGDIVITNHPGFGGSHLPDITLICPVYDDTGTLLGYLANRAHHAELGGKSPGSMPPDATNLAEEGVVIQPMYLFKEGQAKWNEIRKVLSDGPYPSRDPEENLADLRGAVASLRHGITLLQKLATKHSPESVKKYMEELRHQATDSLTRAFSRYEGSTFEAREYLDDGHPLQVKMAFDSKHLTIDFTGSGTVHPRNYNATPAIVRSVVMYVLRLLSSESLPLNEGLMENVTINLPEGLLNPVFAADPEKCPAVVGGNTEVSQRLTDTLLKALGLAACSQGTMNNLVFGNNTFGYYETIAGGVGAGPHFPGAHATHQHMTNTKITDPEIMEWRYPVRLNEFKIRKGSGGGGKFPGGDGVIRSITFLEEIDLSLLAQHRQQAPYGIEGGDEGRVGVQHIMRRDGSKESFAPDTKQTLHLGDTLILETPGGGAFGKDD, from the coding sequence ATGCCAGATAATACCCATAACTCCGTTCGTTGGAAAATCAGCATAGATACCGGAGGAACATTTACGGATTGTATTGCCACAGACCCCAATGGCCTTATTCACCGTATAAAAGTTCTTTCCAGCAGCCGTCTTAGAGGCTATGTGCATAGCCAGGAGAAGAATGTACTAACTGTACAGCAAAGTTGGTCGGCTACCGGAGATATTTTTAAAGGATATACTTTTCACCTCCTTGATACTGGCTTTACTACTGATATTATCTCTAGTAAACTGGATGAAGGCAGAATAGAATTAGGAGAAGCACTACCTGCCGGAACAGTCCTGCCTGCCTCTTTCGAAATCACAGCCGGAGAGGAAGCGCCCATTTTGGCAACAAGACTATTGACGGCTACCCCGCTTAGCGAAACGATACCCCCGGTGGATATGCGTCTTGGGACTACGCGCGGTACTAATTCCCTTTTGGAAAGGAAGGGAGCCAGGACTGCCTTGCTGGTGACCGAAGGGTTTACTGATTTGCTTGAAATAGGAGATCAGCAACGTCCCGATATTTTCGCACTGGATATAGTGAAGGCACCTACACTCGCCGATGTGGTAATTGCCGTACCTGAACGACTTGATAGCAAAGCCAATGTCCTGCTTGCTCTGGATGAGGGTAAAATTGAAACAATTATCCACCGTCTTTTAGAAAACAAGGTAGAGTCAGTGGCTATTTGTCTGATGCATAGCTACCTGAACCCGGAGCATGAAAACCTGCTGGCTGAAAGGGTAAACCAAGCGGGTATTAAATATGTAAGCGTTTCTTCCTCTCTTTCACCTACCATTAAAATTCTGCCCAGGGCAGAAACAGCCGTAGTAAATGCCTACCTTTCCCCTGTCATCCATGACTACCTGTCCAATATAAAAAGTAAACTACCGGGTAGCAGGCTGTTAATAATGACTAGTGCCGGAGGACTCAACCATGTGGACCATTTTGAGCCTAAAGACAGTCTGCTAAGCGGGCCTGCCGGAGGAGTGGTAGGAGCCGCCAGTGCTGGTAAGCAATCAGAAACTGAACAGCTACTTACCTTGGATATGGGAGGGACCAGCACCGATGTGGCTCGCTATGATGGCTCTTATGACTTCAAATACACCTTATCCATCGGAGACGCCAGGCTTTCCACCCCTTCATTAGCCATAGAGACCGTAGCTGCTGGGGGAGGTTCCATTTGTCAATACGATGGATTCAAACTCACTGTAGGTTCAGAAAGTGCCGGAGCAGATCCGGGGCCTGCATGTTATGGGGCCGGGGGGCCTCTCACCCTTACTGATGTAAACCTGTTGCTAGGAAGAACAGACCCACACGGGTTCACCATCCCACTGAGTGTTGACCACGCGGAGGAGGCTTTCCGGAAAGTTATGGATCAAATACCTGACAGAGATCCACAGGAAGTTTTGCTTGGGTTTCTGCAAATAGCCAATGAAAAAATGGCTGATGCCATGCGGCAGATTAGTCAGCGTAAAGGCTATGATCCGTCAGAATATGCCCTGCTGGCATTTGGTGGTGCAGGTGGACAGCACGCCTGTCAGGTAGCTGAATTACTGGATATGCAAAAGGTGATAATTCCTGCTGACGCCGGTATTTTGAGTGCTCTAGGGATAGCTTCCAGTGAGGTTTCCCGCCTTGTACAACATCAGATACTGCAATTGCTGGAGGAAGTTTCAAAGGCTGACTTATCAGCCATCTACAATAAACTGGCGGCAGAAGGCAAATCACTTCTTATTCAGGAAGGCGAAACGGAAGACAGACTTTCGATAAAAGATGCCTGGTTATACATGCGGCTGAAAGGCCAGGAAACCAGCATTGAAATACCTTATTCTCAGTCTCCGCTTAAAGACTTCCGTGAAGCCTACGAAAAAATTTATGGCCACTACCTTGAGAATCGCCCTGTAGAGATTGAAAGTATAAAAATACTGGTCGCCTCCAATCAGGGAAGCGAGTCGGGACCGGATACAAAACCTGCCTGGAAGCATCCGGCCGTTAAAGCCTGTACACTTAGTGGCCCCTATGCTAAATTAGAGACCGCGATATATAACTGGAGCGACCTGAGACCCGGAGCTAGCCTGGAAGGACCCGCACTGGTAATCAGTGCCACCGGCACAGTATTTTTAGAAAAAGATTGGCAGGGCTTCATCGATACTCATTTAAGTCTTCAAATTGAATACAAAAAGTCCGGTAAAGCAACTATTCATTCTATTAGCAGGCCCCCTGAAATAGAGCTTAGCCTTTTCACTAATCGCTTTGCTTCCATTGCCAGAGAGATGGGCGCAATGCTGGAGCGTACCAGCTTTTCAGTAAATGTAAAAGAAAGACTCGACTTCAGTTGTGCCCTGCTGGATTCAGCAGGAAAGTTAGTAGTGAATGCTCCGCATATACCTGTTCACCTTGGCAGTATGGGTTTATGCGTGAGGACAGTTCTGAAGACCCACCATATGAAGGAGGGAGATATTGTGATCACCAACCACCCTGGTTTCGGAGGGTCGCACCTTCCCGATATCACGCTTATCTGCCCGGTATATGATGATACTGGCACCCTGCTAGGTTACCTGGCAAACAGGGCTCACCATGCCGAACTTGGCGGTAAATCTCCGGGATCCATGCCGCCTGATGCCACTAACCTCGCCGAGGAAGGTGTGGTTATCCAGCCAATGTACCTCTTCAAAGAAGGACAGGCGAAATGGAACGAGATACGGAAGGTACTCAGCGACGGCCCTTACCCAAGCAGAGATCCTGAAGAAAACCTGGCAGACCTCAGGGGCGCTGTTGCCTCACTCAGGCATGGAATTACGCTCTTGCAGAAACTGGCTACCAAACATAGCCCGGAATCGGTCAAAAAATACATGGAAGAGCTAAGGCATCAGGCGACCGATTCGTTAACCAGGGCTTTTTCAAGGTATGAAGGAAGCACCTTCGAAGCCCGCGAATACCTTGATGATGGCCACCCGCTGCAGGTAAAAATGGCATTCGATAGTAAGCACCTCACCATCGACTTTACGGGCTCAGGTACTGTACATCCCCGGAATTATAACGCGACCCCAGCCATAGTCAGAAGTGTGGTAATGTACGTATTAAGACTGCTGTCCTCGGAATCACTCCCGTTAAATGAAGGGCTGATGGAAAATGTCACAATTAATCTTCCGGAGGGCTTACTCAATCCTGTTTTTGCTGCTGACCCTGAAAAGTGTCCCGCAGTGGTAGGAGGTAATACCGAAGTCAGCCAGCGGCTTACGGATACACTCCTTAAAGCCCTTGGCCTTGCAGCCTGCAGTCAGGGGACCATGAATAACCTGGTATTTGGAAATAACACCTTCGGGTATTACGAAACAATTGCCGGCGGGGTAGGAGCAGGTCCCCATTTTCCCGGCGCTCATGCTACTCATCAGCATATGACCAATACTAAAATAACCGACCCCGAGATAATGGAATGGCGCTATCCCGTCAGACTTAATGAGTTTAAGATCCGCAAAGGCTCCGGCGGTGGAGGAAAATTCCCGGGAGGTGATGGTGTCATACGAAGTATTACCTTTCTGGAAGAAATAGACCTTTCCCTATTGGCACAACACCGCCAACAGGCGCCTTATGGTATCGAAGGTGGAGACGAAGGCAGGGTAGGGGTTCAACACATCATGCGCCGTGATGGCAGCAAGGAAAGCTTTGCGCCAGATACAAAGCAGACCCTTCATCTTGGTGATACACTTATACTTGAAACACCAGGAGGAGGAGCCTTCGGTAAAGATGACTAA
- a CDS encoding Type 1 glutamine amidotransferase-like domain-containing protein, translated as MMQHTKPIYLLADSQPLFTNQSDGTPLLAEIPSLFHPPSSVKSTPTLTAAYIGASNGDEPVFFELFEQAMQRLGIYDCHMIPATFSSEAKEILKKAHIILLAGGDPVAGWEVMQKAHIPRLLLERYNQGALLMGVSAGAMQLGWQIPHSQNSESGFIEGLKLAPFLISAHEDEPEWPMLQNMVSKSTSMSRGIGIPYGGVVIYHLEGEAEIKGNAATEIIYKEGRFVTSIIH; from the coding sequence ATGATGCAACATACTAAACCAATCTATTTACTGGCCGATAGCCAGCCTCTTTTTACTAACCAGTCTGACGGCACTCCGCTTTTGGCCGAGATTCCGAGCCTGTTTCATCCACCCAGCTCTGTAAAGTCAACACCAACGCTCACAGCGGCCTACATAGGTGCTTCCAATGGTGATGAACCCGTTTTCTTTGAGTTATTTGAACAGGCGATGCAACGCCTTGGTATCTATGATTGCCATATGATTCCGGCGACCTTTTCTTCGGAGGCAAAAGAAATACTGAAAAAAGCCCACATCATTTTACTGGCCGGAGGTGATCCGGTAGCCGGCTGGGAAGTCATGCAGAAAGCACATATTCCAAGGCTATTACTAGAAAGATATAATCAGGGAGCTTTACTAATGGGGGTTTCAGCCGGGGCCATGCAACTTGGCTGGCAGATCCCGCATTCTCAAAACTCAGAATCAGGCTTCATTGAGGGGCTAAAACTTGCACCTTTTTTAATTAGTGCTCATGAAGATGAGCCAGAATGGCCTATGTTACAAAACATGGTTTCAAAAAGTACTTCTATGTCACGAGGCATTGGCATTCCTTACGGGGGAGTGGTGATTTATCACCTGGAAGGTGAGGCTGAGATCAAGGGCAATGCGGCTACCGAGATAATTTATAAAGAGGGTAGGTTTGTAACTTCAATTATCCACTGA
- a CDS encoding RNA recognition motif domain-containing protein, which produces MNIYVGNLDEKINDKALQTLFESFGEVKSAKIIIDRSTGQSKGYGFVEMKKKNDSIQAIEKLNGIEFFGNRMIVYKAKEGNGGKSNSIVKGKVKWM; this is translated from the coding sequence ATGAATATATATGTAGGAAATCTGGATGAAAAGATCAATGACAAGGCACTTCAGACCCTTTTTGAATCATTTGGCGAAGTGAAATCTGCTAAGATTATCATTGACAGATCTACGGGCCAGTCCAAAGGTTACGGCTTTGTAGAAATGAAAAAGAAAAATGATTCAATTCAAGCCATAGAAAAACTTAATGGCATAGAGTTTTTCGGGAACAGGATGATTGTGTACAAAGCCAAGGAGGGCAATGGGGGCAAGTCTAACAGTATAGTTAAGGGTAAAGTTAAATGGATGTAA
- a CDS encoding phytoene desaturase family protein, which translates to MRYDAVIIGSGPNGLSAAIYLQQRGLSTLLLEKAAMAGGSTRTEEATLPGYLHDIGSAVHPLAAASPYMSTLPLKDFGLEWVYPELPLVHPLPDGRALGLSQSLEETAGMLGRDAKAYEKLVGPIAKNWDRLGGDLLAPLSWPANPFLLARFGLRALWPASLLSSKLFSEESTRTLFFGLAAHSGLPMTATASSAFGLVLAATAHSVGWPFPKGGAQAIPKALTAYYSSLGGEIRCDFQVESFFDIPTAKAYLFDLTPAQLLKIRGLNLSLRYREKLSDFRYGPGIFKIDFALSDPIPWKNDACRKAGTIHIGASADEIAESEAGIAEGIEPDKPYMILAQPTLFDSSRAPQGKHIAWVYCHVPNGSLKDMTEPIIRQIERLAPGFREVIIAQSCRNSFDMEQWNANLVGGDVNGGLQDIRQLFFRPVIKAKPYRSSQPDVYLCSSSTPPGGGVHGMCGFHAAKTAFSDHFK; encoded by the coding sequence ATGCGGTACGACGCAGTAATTATAGGTAGTGGCCCAAATGGCTTGTCAGCAGCAATATACCTGCAACAAAGGGGACTCAGTACTTTATTGCTTGAAAAGGCCGCCATGGCAGGCGGCAGCACACGGACTGAGGAAGCGACCCTGCCAGGTTACCTCCACGATATTGGGAGTGCTGTACACCCACTTGCTGCTGCGTCCCCTTATATGAGTACATTACCATTAAAAGACTTTGGGTTAGAATGGGTATATCCTGAATTACCCTTGGTGCACCCCCTACCGGATGGCAGGGCCTTAGGTCTTTCTCAAAGCCTTGAGGAAACTGCAGGAATGCTTGGCAGGGATGCAAAGGCTTATGAAAAGCTAGTAGGGCCTATAGCAAAAAACTGGGACCGCCTTGGGGGGGACTTACTAGCTCCCCTATCCTGGCCTGCTAACCCCTTTTTGCTGGCGCGATTTGGTTTGAGGGCATTATGGCCGGCGTCGCTACTTTCCAGTAAACTCTTTTCAGAAGAGAGTACCCGCACCCTTTTCTTTGGTCTGGCTGCTCACTCAGGGCTGCCAATGACCGCAACAGCTTCGTCTGCATTCGGTCTTGTTCTGGCAGCAACGGCTCATTCAGTAGGATGGCCCTTCCCTAAAGGAGGTGCTCAGGCTATACCTAAGGCTCTTACAGCGTACTATAGTAGTCTTGGGGGAGAAATTAGGTGCGATTTTCAGGTAGAATCCTTTTTCGATATCCCCACAGCTAAGGCATACCTGTTTGACCTTACGCCGGCTCAGCTATTAAAGATCAGGGGCTTGAACTTATCACTAAGGTACAGAGAAAAGCTCAGCGACTTCCGGTATGGCCCTGGAATATTCAAAATAGATTTTGCCCTAAGTGATCCCATTCCCTGGAAAAACGATGCTTGCAGAAAGGCAGGTACCATCCATATTGGTGCATCAGCCGATGAAATTGCCGAATCTGAAGCTGGTATTGCTGAGGGTATTGAGCCTGACAAGCCCTATATGATCCTTGCTCAGCCTACTCTCTTCGACTCTTCTCGAGCTCCGCAGGGAAAACACATTGCCTGGGTGTACTGTCACGTGCCGAACGGCTCACTCAAGGATATGACTGAGCCAATAATCAGGCAAATAGAAAGACTTGCACCGGGATTCAGGGAGGTAATTATTGCACAGAGTTGCCGGAATAGCTTTGATATGGAACAATGGAACGCCAACCTGGTAGGCGGTGATGTAAATGGTGGTCTTCAGGATATCAGGCAGTTATTTTTCAGGCCTGTTATAAAGGCAAAACCTTACCGCAGCTCTCAACCTGATGTATATCTCTGCTCCTCTTCCACCCCACCTGGTGGAGGTGTACACGGTATGTGCGGCTTCCACGCGGCAAAAACAGCTTTTAGTGACCATTTTAAATAA
- a CDS encoding YqjF family protein has translation MKPTFLTAEWRHLIMANYILDPEILKPHLPKGTELDFFNGKCYASMVGFMFLNTRIKGVKIPFHVNFEEVNLRFYVKRRTGDDWRRGVVFIKEIVPKPAIAWTARLLYREKYVYHPMSHEVNWDNSYNAAYHWKYKGKWQSLSATAALKGNPVRQDSEEMFITEHYYGYSAYSQEKTKEYHVDHPRWNVHKVTNYQLDADISSLYGPEFRECISGKPASVFLLDGSEAKILNGEFI, from the coding sequence ATGAAGCCAACCTTTCTTACCGCTGAGTGGAGACACCTTATTATGGCCAATTATATACTTGACCCTGAAATACTCAAACCCCACCTTCCTAAAGGGACCGAGCTGGATTTCTTCAATGGCAAATGCTACGCAAGTATGGTTGGTTTTATGTTTTTAAACACCCGTATTAAGGGGGTAAAGATTCCTTTCCACGTAAATTTTGAGGAGGTAAATCTTCGCTTTTATGTGAAACGTCGTACAGGAGATGACTGGCGTAGAGGGGTAGTTTTTATAAAGGAGATAGTACCAAAACCTGCCATAGCGTGGACGGCCAGATTACTTTACCGGGAAAAGTACGTTTACCATCCCATGAGCCATGAGGTGAACTGGGACAATTCTTATAACGCAGCTTATCATTGGAAGTACAAAGGTAAATGGCAGTCCTTATCAGCCACTGCCGCTTTGAAGGGCAATCCTGTCAGACAAGATTCAGAAGAAATGTTCATCACTGAACATTACTATGGATACAGCGCTTATTCACAGGAAAAGACTAAAGAGTACCATGTAGATCACCCCCGCTGGAACGTACATAAAGTAACTAATTACCAACTGGATGCGGATATATCCAGCCTATATGGGCCTGAGTTCAGAGAATGCATCAGTGGTAAGCCGGCATCCGTATTTTTACTGGATGGCTCGGAAGCTAAAATTCTCAATGGCGAATTTATTTAA
- a CDS encoding DUF427 domain-containing protein, translating into MSKSTKREPARKGEESVWDYPRPPAIQPESRHVMVVIDGVVVADSNKAYRVLETSHPPVFYIPPKDVRTDLLVTSAKSSFCEFKGKALYAKYEHGNKSIEAVAWYYPSPDKAYESIKGYYAFYPSKADKCMVADEEVMAQEGDFYGGWITREIKGPFKGGAGTWGW; encoded by the coding sequence ATGTCTAAAAGTACAAAACGAGAGCCGGCAAGAAAAGGAGAAGAGTCAGTCTGGGATTATCCCCGACCTCCCGCTATACAGCCTGAATCAAGACACGTCATGGTGGTTATAGATGGCGTGGTTGTCGCAGACTCTAATAAAGCCTACCGGGTTTTAGAGACCAGCCACCCTCCGGTATTTTACATTCCTCCTAAAGATGTCAGAACTGACTTACTGGTCACTTCCGCCAAGTCCTCCTTTTGTGAATTTAAGGGAAAGGCATTGTATGCTAAATATGAGCATGGTAATAAAAGTATAGAGGCCGTTGCGTGGTATTACCCCTCCCCGGATAAAGCGTATGAAAGTATTAAGGGGTATTACGCTTTTTATCCTTCCAAAGCAGATAAATGCATGGTGGCGGATGAGGAGGTCATGGCACAGGAAGGTGATTTCTACGGAGGCTGGATAACCCGTGAAATCAAAGGTCCTTTTAAAGGAGGCGCAGGTACCTGGGGCTGGTAA
- a CDS encoding putative DNA modification/repair radical SAM protein: MNEGTQEKLKILADAAKYDVSCASSGSKRKNKGGLGNSDGMGICHSYTEDGRCVSLLKILLTNHCIFDCAYCVSRKSNDIKRAAFTVKEVVDLTINFYRRNYIEGLFLSSGIFKNADYTMERLVRIAKELRTIHKFNGYIHLKAIPGASDELIREAGMYADRLSVNMELPSEPSLKKLAPEKNYQEIYKPMSSLRHAIIEHKEEKKKSRKAPLFAPAGQSTQMIIGATPEHDLHILSLADSLYKQQQLRRVYYSGYVPVLSDSRLPSISHPPLLRENRLYQADWLLRFYGFTVNELVDEANPDLPFDVDPKLGYALRYRHLFPVDINRAEKEMLLRIPGVGVKSVRLILQSRRFGKVTYDHLRKMGLALNRAKYFISCPGNPFSVMGEHTENRLKRMILSDTTSRLHKSSQLNLFASPALT; encoded by the coding sequence ATGAACGAAGGGACTCAGGAAAAACTAAAAATTCTGGCAGACGCTGCTAAATACGATGTTTCCTGCGCCAGCAGTGGAAGCAAGCGTAAAAATAAGGGAGGATTGGGTAATAGTGATGGTATGGGAATATGCCACAGCTATACTGAGGACGGTCGATGTGTAAGTCTTCTCAAAATTCTATTAACTAATCATTGTATTTTCGACTGCGCTTACTGTGTCAGCAGAAAGAGTAATGACATAAAACGGGCTGCGTTTACGGTAAAAGAGGTGGTTGACCTTACCATCAACTTTTATAGGAGAAACTATATTGAAGGACTGTTCTTAAGTAGCGGCATATTTAAAAATGCCGATTACACGATGGAAAGACTTGTACGGATTGCTAAGGAATTACGTACAATTCATAAGTTCAATGGCTACATTCACCTTAAGGCAATACCGGGAGCCAGCGATGAACTTATAAGGGAAGCGGGCATGTATGCTGACCGGCTTAGCGTCAATATGGAACTGCCTTCCGAACCCAGCCTCAAGAAACTGGCTCCTGAAAAAAACTACCAGGAGATTTATAAACCCATGAGCTCCCTGCGGCATGCGATCATTGAGCATAAGGAGGAAAAGAAAAAGAGCCGTAAGGCCCCGCTTTTTGCTCCAGCGGGACAGAGTACTCAAATGATCATTGGCGCAACTCCGGAGCATGACCTGCATATTCTTTCACTAGCAGATTCATTATACAAGCAACAGCAACTCAGGCGTGTATACTATTCCGGTTATGTTCCAGTACTATCCGACAGCCGGCTGCCTAGTATTTCTCACCCTCCCCTGCTGCGGGAAAACCGCTTATACCAGGCTGACTGGTTATTACGATTTTACGGATTTACTGTCAATGAACTAGTGGATGAGGCTAATCCCGACCTGCCATTTGATGTAGACCCTAAGCTTGGCTACGCCCTTCGTTACCGTCATTTATTTCCGGTAGATATAAACAGAGCGGAAAAAGAGATGCTTCTTCGTATACCCGGCGTGGGGGTTAAGTCTGTACGGTTGATTCTCCAAAGCAGGAGGTTTGGTAAAGTGACGTATGATCACCTTCGGAAAATGGGCCTCGCTTTGAATAGGGCAAAGTATTTCATCTCCTGCCCCGGGAACCCTTTTTCAGTAATGGGTGAACACACTGAAAACCGTCTTAAGCGGATGATTCTTAGTGACACTACCAGCCGATTGCATAAAAGCTCTCAGCTTAACCTCTTTGCCTCCCCTGCCCTCACATGA
- a CDS encoding TIGR03915 family putative DNA repair protein → MISYIYDGSFEGFLTLVFEAYERKAYPETIMIKGKVQPLLFGEPVEVFTDESKSSRVWRGLIKKVSHGNARKLYRAFLSEQSGVEMLLFRLISDVFDRNNTKLDDFRQAEILELHRLDKMIGREVHRMHAFVRFRKSKDGLYFALIEPDFNVIPLIGSHFKKRYTDQPWLILDIRRNYGIHYDLKEMKEVRIIERSRGLRELYHSTPEGIEESDDGYQELWRTYFNSVNIPERKNLKLHLQHVPVRYWKYLPEKHNTSK, encoded by the coding sequence ATGATCTCTTACATTTATGATGGATCTTTTGAAGGTTTTCTGACGCTTGTATTCGAAGCTTACGAGCGCAAAGCCTATCCGGAAACCATAATGATTAAGGGGAAGGTTCAGCCCCTTTTATTTGGAGAGCCAGTGGAGGTGTTTACTGATGAAAGTAAAAGCAGCAGGGTCTGGAGGGGGCTGATAAAGAAAGTGTCACATGGCAATGCGAGAAAGTTATACCGTGCTTTCCTGAGTGAGCAATCAGGAGTGGAAATGCTTTTATTCCGCTTGATTTCAGACGTTTTTGACAGAAATAATACAAAATTGGATGACTTTCGTCAGGCTGAGATATTAGAACTTCACCGGTTAGATAAGATGATTGGCAGGGAAGTCCACCGAATGCATGCTTTTGTACGTTTTCGAAAGAGTAAAGACGGACTGTATTTTGCACTCATCGAGCCGGATTTTAATGTTATTCCTCTGATAGGCTCACACTTTAAAAAGCGATATACTGATCAGCCATGGCTCATTCTGGATATTCGCAGAAATTATGGTATCCATTATGACCTCAAGGAGATGAAGGAAGTGCGGATCATAGAGCGGTCCCGGGGCCTGCGCGAATTATATCACTCAACACCTGAGGGGATTGAAGAAAGTGATGACGGCTACCAGGAACTGTGGCGTACTTATTTTAATTCTGTAAATATCCCTGAGCGCAAAAATCTGAAATTACATCTGCAGCATGTACCTGTAAGGTACTGGAAATATCTCCCTGAAAAACATAATACCTCTAAATAG
- the tyrS gene encoding tyrosine--tRNA ligase, whose protein sequence is MINLIEELRWRGMLHDIMPGTEEQLAKEMTSAYIGFDPTAASLHIGNLATLMLLVHLQRAGHKPYALVGGATGMVGDPSGKSQERNLLDEETLRHNERCIREQLKSFLEFEEGDNRAVLVNNYDWFKGIGFLEFLRDAGKHITVNYMMAKDSVKKRLETGLSFTEFSYQLLQGYDFYNLYSEYGVKLQMGGSDQWGNITTGTEFIRRKASGEAFALTCPLVTKADGSKFGKSEGGNVWLDPEMTSPYQFYQFWLNCSDEIASKLIRVFTLLDMDTIEKLEVEHAEAPNRRLLQNAIAEDVTVRVHGKEEYEKAVEASQILFGKSSTEQLAKLDEKTLLQVFDGVPMSEISRTDFDTIPDVTDLVSVATDGAIFSSKGEARKMVKGGGLSINKAKIGNPAQPVTDFSLLQDRYLLVQKGKKNYFLIRVN, encoded by the coding sequence ATGATCAATCTGATAGAAGAACTCCGCTGGAGAGGCATGCTGCATGACATAATGCCTGGTACCGAAGAGCAACTTGCAAAGGAAATGACCTCGGCTTATATAGGCTTTGACCCTACGGCTGCTTCCCTGCACATAGGTAACCTGGCCACTCTAATGCTTCTTGTACATCTACAGCGTGCAGGGCACAAGCCTTACGCCCTGGTAGGAGGTGCGACCGGTATGGTGGGTGACCCCAGCGGAAAGTCGCAGGAAAGAAACCTGCTGGATGAGGAAACGCTGCGTCACAATGAAAGATGTATCAGAGAGCAGCTTAAGAGCTTTCTTGAGTTTGAAGAGGGCGATAACCGGGCTGTACTGGTCAACAATTATGACTGGTTTAAAGGAATTGGCTTTCTTGAATTCTTACGGGACGCAGGTAAGCATATCACCGTCAATTACATGATGGCAAAAGACTCCGTAAAAAAGCGACTGGAGACTGGTCTTAGCTTCACGGAGTTCAGCTATCAATTACTACAGGGGTACGACTTTTACAATCTGTACAGTGAGTATGGTGTAAAACTACAAATGGGAGGTTCTGACCAGTGGGGAAACATTACTACAGGTACAGAATTTATCAGGCGTAAGGCCAGTGGTGAGGCTTTTGCACTTACTTGCCCACTCGTAACAAAAGCCGATGGCTCCAAGTTTGGTAAATCCGAAGGAGGAAACGTCTGGCTGGATCCGGAAATGACTTCCCCGTACCAGTTTTACCAGTTTTGGCTTAATTGTTCTGATGAGATAGCCAGTAAACTTATCCGGGTATTTACGTTACTGGATATGGATACGATAGAAAAACTGGAGGTCGAACATGCTGAGGCACCAAATAGGCGTCTACTTCAAAATGCCATTGCTGAAGACGTTACCGTGAGAGTCCATGGCAAAGAAGAGTACGAAAAGGCCGTAGAAGCTTCCCAGATACTTTTTGGAAAAAGCAGTACTGAACAGCTTGCAAAACTTGATGAGAAAACGCTGCTACAGGTTTTTGATGGCGTACCTATGTCCGAGATAAGCCGAACTGATTTTGATACTATCCCTGATGTAACTGATCTGGTTTCGGTGGCTACTGACGGAGCTATCTTTTCTTCTAAAGGAGAAGCCAGGAAAATGGTAAAAGGAGGTGGTCTTAGCATCAATAAGGCCAAAATAGGAAATCCGGCACAGCCAGTGACTGATTTTTCCCTATTACAGGATAGGTACCTTCTCGTGCAGAAGGGGAAGAAGAATTATTTTCTGATTCGGGTGAATTAG